A stretch of Branchiostoma lanceolatum isolate klBraLanc5 chromosome 14, klBraLanc5.hap2, whole genome shotgun sequence DNA encodes these proteins:
- the LOC136449189 gene encoding histone H1-like, which yields MSGSFPSQTKQAIMSAPASSPKKAKKPRAPKAPAAHPPTTAMITAALEALKDRKGSSLLAIKKYIAGNYKFDVEKQGHFIKRALKALVAKGTLIQVKGTGASGSFKINVAAKKAAEKKPVKKVVKKPVKKPAAKKTTKPKKPAAKKAATPKKAAKKPAAKKAKKSPAKKPAAKKPAKKTPKKKPAAKKAAPAKKATKPKKK from the coding sequence atgtcgggttcatttccatcgcagacaaagcaagctatcatgtccgctccagcatcgtcccccaagaaggccaagaagcccagggcgcccaaggcccctgcggctcacccgcccaccaccgccatgattacggcggccctggaagcgctcaaggatcgtaaaggttcttccctgttggccatcaagaagtacatcgccggcaactacaagttcgacgtagAGAAGcagggacacttcatcaagcgcgccctgaaagcaTTGGTGGCcaagggcaccctcattcaggtgaaaggcacgggggcgtcgggatccttcaaaatcaacgtggcagccaagaaggccgccgagaagaagccggtcaagaaagtcgtcaagaagccggtcaagaaacccgcggccaagaagaccaccaagccgaaaaagcccgcggccaagaaggctgccacccccaagaaggcggcaaagaagccggccgccaagaaggccaagaaatctccggccaagaaaccagctgccaagaaaccggccaaaaAGACGCcgaaaaagaagccggccgcaaagaaggcagcgcctgccaagaaggcgaccaagcccaagaagaagtga
- the LOC136448973 gene encoding histone H3 yields MARTKQTARKSTGGKAPRKQLATKAARKSAPATGGVKKPHRYRPGTVALREIRRYQKSTELLIRKLPFQRLVREIAQDFKTDLRFQSSAVMALQEASEAYLVGLFEDTNLCAIHAKRVTIMPKDIQLARRIRGERA; encoded by the coding sequence atggcacgtaccaagcagaccgcccgtaagtccaccggtggcaaagcccccaggaagcagctggcaaccaaggccgcgcgcaagagcgccccggctaccggcggcgtcaagaagcctcaccgctacaggcctggcaccgtggccctgagagagatccgtcgctaccagaagtccaccgagctgctcatccgcaagctgcccttccagcgcctggtgcgcgagatcgcccaagacttcaagaccgacctgcgcttccagagctcggcggtcatggctctgcaggaagccagcgaggcctacctggtcggtctcttcgaggacaccaacctgtgcgccatccacgccaaacgcgtcaccatcatgcccaaggacatccagctcgctcgccgtatccgaggggagcgagcctaa
- the LOC136448975 gene encoding late histone H2A.2.2-like — translation MSGRGKGGKARAKAKSRSSRAGLQFPVGRVHRFLRKGNYAQRVGAGAPVYLAAVLEYLTAEILELAGNAARDNKKTRIIPRHLQLAVRNDEELNKLLGGVTIAQGGVLPNIHAVLLPKKTSKAT, via the coding sequence atgtctggacgtggcaaaggtggcaaggcacgcgcaaaggccaagagccgttcttcccgtgcgggtctccagttcccggtcggtcgggtgcaccGCTTCCTGCGCAaaggaaactacgcccagcgcgtgggtgccggcgcaccggtgtacctggcagCCGTgttggagtacctgacggccgagatcctggagctggccggtaacgctgcccgcgacaacaagaagaccagaatcatcccccgtcaccttcaactggccgtccgaaACGACgaagagttgaacaagctgctgggcggcgtgaccatcgcacagggcggcgttctgcccaacatccacgccgtgcttctgcccaagaagaccagcaagGCTACGTAA
- the LOC136448606 gene encoding late histone H1-like, with product MSAPASSPKKAKKPRAPKAPAAHPPTTAMITAALEALKDRKGSSLLAIKKYIAGNYKFDVEKQGHFIKRALKALVAKGTLIQVKGTGASGSFKINVAAKKAAEKKPVKKVVKKPVKKPAAKKTTKPKKPAAKKAATPKKAAKKPAAKKVKKSPAKKPAAKKPAKKTPKKKPAAKKAAPAKKATKPKKK from the coding sequence atgtccgctccagcatcgtcccccaagaaggccaagaagcccagggcgcccaaggcccctgcggctcacccgcccaccaccgccatgattacggcggccctggaagcgctcaaggatcgtaaaggttcttccctgttggccatcaagaagtacatcgccggcaactacaagttcgacgtagAGAAGcagggacacttcatcaagcgcgccctgaaagcaTTGGTGGCcaagggcaccctcattcaggtgaaaggcacgggggcgtcgggatccttcaaaatcaacgtggcagccaagaaggccgccgagaagaagccggtcaagaaagtcgtcaagaagccggtcaagaaacccgcggccaagaagaccaccaagccgaaaaagcccgcggccaagaaggctgccacccccaagaaggcggcaaagaagccggccgccaagaaggtcaagaaatctccggccaagaaaccagctgccaagaaaccggccaaaaAGACGCcgaaaaagaagccggccgcaaagaaggcagcgcctgccaagaaggcgaccaagcccaagaagaagtga